In candidate division TA06 bacterium, a genomic segment contains:
- a CDS encoding patatin-like phospholipase family protein has translation MTNKPKIGLALSGGVGYCLAHIGVIKALEQRGLEADVVAGTSGGALIGCLYASGLKSDRLEQIAREISWTKLMSPTMVFRDKGLLSSEPIEKLVDQLIGSKRRFNEMKLPLAMSTVDLISGKEIIFPNHPDDLIAPAVRASCSVPLVYAPLKMGNWLLSDGGILDPLPMDPLKTLKPDITIAVSFMPGRFEPGNLFEIGVRSMEIANIKESQMSRKDADILIELETGQISSWDLKSALNLIELGQQAAEKALEAAKDKLSAQKPFWFEMINKKWGSET, from the coding sequence ATGACCAACAAACCTAAAATCGGCCTGGCCCTTTCCGGCGGGGTAGGCTACTGCCTGGCCCACATCGGAGTAATCAAGGCTCTGGAGCAAAGAGGGCTGGAAGCCGACGTGGTGGCCGGGACCTCGGGCGGGGCCTTGATCGGCTGTCTTTACGCTTCGGGCCTTAAGTCCGACCGGCTGGAGCAGATTGCCCGCGAGATATCCTGGACCAAGCTGATGTCCCCCACCATGGTCTTCAGGGATAAGGGCCTGCTGTCCTCGGAACCCATCGAGAAATTAGTGGATCAGCTGATAGGGTCCAAAAGGCGTTTCAACGAGATGAAGCTGCCGCTGGCGATGTCTACGGTGGACCTGATCAGCGGCAAGGAAATAATTTTTCCCAATCATCCGGATGATCTGATAGCCCCGGCGGTCCGGGCCTCCTGCTCGGTGCCCCTGGTCTATGCCCCGCTGAAAATGGGGAATTGGCTTTTATCGGACGGCGGCATCCTGGATCCCCTGCCGATGGATCCGTTAAAAACGCTGAAGCCCGATATCACCATAGCCGTTTCCTTTATGCCCGGTCGGTTTGAGCCGGGGAACCTTTTTGAGATCGGGGTCCGCTCCATGGAGATCGCCAACATCAAGGAATCGCAGATGTCCCGCAAAGACGCCGACATCCTGATAGAATTGGAAACCGGCCAGATCTCCAGCTGGGATCTGAAATCGGCCCTGAACCTGATAGAGCTGGGCCAGCAGGCGGCCGAAAAAGCCCTGGAAGCGGCCAAGGACAAGCTTTCCGCCCAAAAGCCGTTCTGGTTTGAAATGATAAACAAAAAATGGGGTTCGGAAACATGA